TGCAATCCTATCTGAAAGACATCGGCCTTACTGTCCATTACGAGGAAGTCGTGCCGGGCCGCCCGAATGTCATTGCCATTTACGACTCTGGTAAACCTGGCCGCACCCTCTTGTTTGAGGGTCACACTGACGTCGTCACTGCAGGTGACAGGAACAACTGGTCTTACGATCCGTTCGGCGCCACCATCTCAAACAACCGCATTTACGGCCGGGGATCATGTGATACAAAAGGGAACCTGGCTGCAGCAATCAGCGCGGTGCAGGCACTGAAGCAGAGCGGAGATGCGTTCTCCGGGAAGGTCCTCCTCTGTATCCCCTGCGACGAGGAAGGGATGATGCTCGGCATCAAGGATTTTGTCCGGCGCGGCTGGGCGAAGGGCGTCGACGGAGCCATCATCTGTGAACCAGAGGAGAACCAAATTTGTGTTACTCAAAAAGGTGCGATGCGCGTGGTCATCAAGACGTACGGAAAGATGGCCCATGGTGCGATGCCCCTTTCCGGCATCAATCCGAACACGCGAATGGCGCGCATCATCGTCGCCCTTGAAGAGCTTGAACGGCAAGAAAAGCATCGCGTCGGTGAAAGCCCGCTGCTTGGTTGGCCGAGTATTACGCCGACCATCCTGCGCGGACCGGTGAGCGGTGAACCGCAAATTAATGTGGTGCCGGATCAGTGTCTAACGACGCTCGACATCCGCACGGTGCCTGGTCAAGAGCATGACACGCTGCGCCAGCAGATAGAAGACATCCTGCAACGCCTGTCACGGGAGGACAAAGACTTTCGGGCGGAAATGGAAGTCATTGAGGAGCGGCCATGGACGGAAACCGACAGGAACCACCCAGTTGTCGCGGCTGTGGCAGAATCGTACCAGGCCATCACGGGGCGGGCTCCTGTGTATAACGGTGTGCCCGGTGCCACCGATGGCACCTACCTGCACATGGCCGGGGTTCCGATTATCACGACTGGTGCCGGTGATCGCCTGATTCCGCACCATGTCGACGAGTTCGTTGAGATTGGGGAACTCGTCCAGGCCACTCAGATGTACGCGCGCAGCGCGCTCCGCTTTCTTTCGGAGTAAGGCGACGGGGCGACGGGGCGACGGGGCGCAAGGTGGCAAGGTGGCAAGGTGGCAAGGTGGATTCCGACGTCCGATTGGTCATCGGGCGCATAGCGAGCTGAGAACGCGCTATTCGACCCTGCCTGAATCGGAGTGATCGGAAATAACGCGCTGTGGGCGCGTTATGAACTGAAGCGGATCGGAATAACGCGTTCACACGACGCTATTTGCTTGGAGTGACAATGTAGCGCTTCTACAACGCGTTATTCTTGCCGGCGCCACGGGATTCAGTTGAAATAACGCGCTGCGAGCGCGTTATCTCCCATTCAGTACGGATTCAGTACGGATTCAGTACCTTAGCGTGGAACCCAAGGGAGCAAAGCTCCCTTGTTCATCAATTTCTGGGCGAACTAGAGGGCCGGGTACGAGATAGAGAGGATTCGGGGTGCGAATACGGTGATGAGCTTGCTTAAAATAGAGATAGACACCTTGTGGCTCCATCCTGTACGCTGATTTCAGTATCTCAATGTTCAGAACAGATAGAAAGGGATGCCCGTCATGTCAATAGAATTCAACAAACCGTCTGCGAATACACATCCAAGTGTCGATGCGAGTATGAGTGTGAGTGGGGATGCGGAAAGCCTATCGGCCGACGAGTGGGTTGAGAAAGACCGCCAATACGTCTGGCACGGACTTGTTCCCTACAAGGCCAGTCAGAACCCGATGGTCGTTAGTAAAGGAGACGGACCGTGGCTTATAGACGAAACGGGCAACCGTTACCTGGACGCCATGTCGGGCCTCTGGTGTGTCAACCTGGGCTATTCCCAAAAACGGTTGGCCGACGCAGCCTACGCGCAGATGATGGAGATGCCGTATTATCCGCTCAGCCAAACCCATAAACCAGCTATCCGCTTGGCCGAAAAGTTGAATAACTGGCTCAAGGGGCCAAACGAGCAGGTTTTCAAGGGGCCGAACGAGCAGGTCCTCAAAGGTCCACTTACTGCGTCCCACGAGCAAGGTCCATTGGCGGATGAGCAAACAGACCGACCCACGCATCCGGTCAATCAGCCCTTACAGCATCCCTTCAAGCATCCGTCGGACTACCGGATCTTCTATTCCAACAGCGGATCGGAAGCGAACGAAGTGGCCCTTAAGATTGCCCGCCAGTTTCATCAGCAAAATGGTGAACCTGGCCGTTATAAAGTCATCGCCCGGTACCGGGGCTACCACGGCAGCACTTCGGGCGCCCTCGCTGCGACGGGTCAGTTTATGCGCAAGTATAAATACGAGCCGCTTGCACCCGGGTTCCTGCATGTGCCGCCTCCGGATTGCTACCACTGCCCGTTTGGCAAGCAGGCCGGTGCGTGCGGCCTCGAGTGCGCTAATTATTATGAGGACATCATCAATTGGGAGATCCCGGAGACTGTCGCCGCCGTCATCCTCGAGCCGGTCATCTCTGGAGGAGGCATCCTCACCCCACCGGAAGGGTACTTACAGCGCGTGCGCGAGATTTGCGACAAGTACGGCGTGCTTCTCATTGTGGACGAAGTCATCAACGGCTTCGGCCGATCCGGTCAGAACTTCGGCCACCACAACTTTGGCGTGCAACCGGACATCGTGACGATGGCGAAGGGCATCACCAGCGGCTACTTGCCGTTATCGGCGACGGCCGTCCGGGCCGATTTGTTCGAGGTCTTCCGTGATGACAGTGAATACGGTCACTTCCGACACGTCACGACGTTCGGCGGCAACCCAGTGGCCTGTGCCGTCGGCCTTGAAGCATTGACTATTATGGAGGAGCAAAATCTCGTGGCAAGATCCGCACAGTTAGGGCACCGTTTGCGCGAACGGTTGAACGTGCTGAAAGACCATCCCAACGTGGGTGACATTCGAAACTTCGGTTTTCTCGCGGGCATCGAACTCGTTACCGACAAGGAATCGCGAACACCCGCTTCGCCGGGCCTGCTCGGTCAGGTGATTGGCCAGTGTAAGCAAAATGGCCTGCTTATTAGCAAGAATGGCGAGAGTGTGCGCGGGTTTAATAACGTTTTGACGCTCTGCCCACCGCTCATCGTGAACGATGACGAGCTTGAGTTCATCGCTGACACAGTGATAGGGGCCGTGAACAACATCCGATGAGGGCCGAGGGCCACCGCCTGGTGAACATCCGATGACGATGAAATCAAATGGAACCACTGAGAGGAGGCATGCCCACATGGCAGCACCAGCCGACGTCAATACAGTCAAGAATCTCATTGGTGGACAGTGGGTAGAATCTACGTCTGACAGAAGCATCGCAGTCCCAAATCCCGCCACAGGTGAAGTCATTGCCTACGCGCCACTGTCTAATCAAGAGGATTTGAACAAGGCCGTAGCCGCTGCTAAAGCCGCGTTCCCCTTGTGGAGCCAGACCCCGGTCCCAAAGCGGGCCCGCATCCTGTTTAAATATCAACAGCTCCTGGTTGACCACTGGGAAGAGCTCGCAGAGCTCATCACGGTCGAAAACGGCAAGAGTTACAAGGAAGCGTACGGCGAGGTACAGCGCGGCATCGAGTGCGTCGAGTTTGCGGCGGGGGCGCCGACCCTCATGATGGGCACACAACTGCCTGACATTGCGACTGACATGGAATCCGGTGTCTACCGCTACCCTGTTGGCGTTGTTGGCGGCATCACGCCGTTCAACTTCCCCATGATGGTTCCGGCCTGGATGTATCCACTTGCAATCGCTTGCGGAAACACGTTTGTGCTCAAGCCCTCCGAACGCACACCGCTGTCAGCCATTCGTCTGGCAGAGCTGTTCGCGGAAGCGGGCTTGCCCGACGGGGTGCTGAACATCGTGCACGGGGCTCATGACGCGGTGAACGGCATCCTTTCGCACCCAGATGTTGCGGCGGTGTCGTTCGTCGGATCTCAACCCGTGGCTGAGTACGTATACAAAACGGCTGCCGGTAACGGGAAGCGGGTGCAGGCCCTTGCGGGCGCAAAAAACCACACGATTGTGATGCCGGATGCGAACCTCGACCTGGCGGTGAAGGAGATTATCGGAGCCGCGTTTGGATCCGCTGGCGAACGCTGCATGGCTTGCTCCGTCGTCGTGGCCGTCGGTGACGTTGCGGACGAGTTGGTTAGTCGTCTCGTCACAGCGTCAGACGAGATTCGCATGGGCAACGGACTCGAGGAAGGTGTGTTTCTCGGTCCCGTCATCAGGGGCGCGCATCTCGAGAGGACCGTGGGGTATATCGAGAAGGGCGAACAAGAAGGAGCGCACCTTGTGCGTGACGGCCGAAAAGACGATGTTAAGGCCGCGGGCACAGGATACTTTGTGGGTCCGACCATTTTCGATGATGTTCAGCCTGGCATGAAAATTTGGCGCGACGAGATATTTGCGCCGGTGCTGTCTGTGGTGCGGGTGGACAGTCTGGACGAGGCGATTGCAACAGCCAACCAGTCCGACTTCGCCAACGGGGCGTGCTTGTTCACCGACAGTGCCGCTGCGATTCGCAAGTTCCGCCAGGAGATGGACGCAGGAATGCTCGGTGTAAACGTCGGCGTCCCGGCCCCGATGGCCTTTTTCCCGTTCTCCGGGTGGAAAAAGTCGTTTTACGGCGACCTCCACGCCAATGGACGCGACGGTGTGGAATTCTACACTCGCCGCAAAGTGCTGACAGCGAGGTATGTGTAGATACGAGGAGCTTGGTCCTCCTCAGGTGGTAGAAAGCCCATCTTCGTGTTTCCATTTGATTTTTTAGCGTACGGGTACGCCCTGTAAGGGAGTGCGAACGGCTGTAGACTAGTTGCTGTCGACTAGTTAGTACCCCTTACGCAGCGTGGGTGCGTAAGGGGGAGCGAAATCACCGGCCTGAGCGTTGCTTAGGCACCGCGGGTGCGCCGGCGTTCGTGGACGTGGCCTTGGTTTTGCACAGTAATTTGTAATAACGCGCCCTGAGCGCGTTATTTCCACTTGAATCTATAGTGCCAGCAAGAAATAGCGCGCTGTGGAAGCGCTATGGTCGCACCTCGAGTTGATAGTGACGTGTGAACGCGTTATTTTGATGAGTTTCAGTGAATAACGCGCCACGAGCGCGTTATTTCCACTTGAACGTGTTTGGTGCAGGGTGAATAACGCGTTCCTGACTCGCTATCCGCGTCCCAACTCGGAACGGAGCCAAAGCCTGAGCGTGTGATGGGATTTGGAAGTCAAATTGTAAGACGGAGGGAAAATGTGGACGCGTAAGGGAGTCCTCATTCACCTGTTTTGGCCGCGCTTACGCATCGGGGGCAATGCGAGGGTGTTCGGCGTTCTTTTGATTACCGATTACCGATTACCGATTACCGATTACCGATTACCGATTACCGATGAAGACTTCGGGTGACGACCTTCAGTGCTTCTCGCTGACTGAGTCCAGATAACTCAGGATGACTCCGGACAAATGATTTCACACTCTCGGGGTTCGTCTTGGAGTATTCCCGTAGAGCCCAGCCAATTGCTTTTCGGATGAAAAATTCTTTCGATATTATGCATGCCTCAATTGCGCGGTAGAGAACGTCCTCTTGGGTTCGTTGTTTCCAGCCCAACTGACACAGGATTGCCGAGCGCTGCAACCACATGTCACCGGATGACAGCCAAGTGTGCACACGTGTCTCAAAGGTGTTCGGGAACTTTGTAAAATATGTACCCACAGGATGTTTTGCAATGACATCAAGAGTATCCCACCATGGTTTATGAGTGATGGTGTACTCAAGCAAGCTGATGTCATCTTCGGTGAAATCCGCTGCACTACTTGTGAGCAACGATACGCCAACATACTGGTATTCCCGTTCGGGCAGATCCCATAATGCTTGAACCACCGGCAGCAAGATAGGTTTGTCCGGAAGTCCAACTTCTTTTACTAATTCTTTCGTCAGAAGTTGGAGTTGTGGTGCTCGCATTCCAAGGAACGGAAATTGGTTTTTCATGTACTTTTGTATCGTTTCTGCAACCTCTTCATTGACATGCGGAGCTAATTTGTCAATGACTCTCCCCACATAACTCTCAGCATCCTGCACCATCAACTCTCCTGTCGTTTGCCGAATCAAAGACTCCGGGATTCTCCGGTCTAGTTTTTTTGTAGTCAAAGCGATTCCTCTGCGCACGTTTTTGCGGCCTGCATTTTACAGTCGTATTCTGCAGTCTGCGTTATGGAAATTATATCAATAAAACTCAGATTGACGAGCCTTGCCGGGGACATGCGGAAACTGCCAACACGGCGTATTTGTCAACAAATTTGGGCACTGTAACCA
The Alicyclobacillus curvatus genome window above contains:
- a CDS encoding aminotransferase class III-fold pyridoxal phosphate-dependent enzyme encodes the protein MMEMPYYPLSQTHKPAIRLAEKLNNWLKGPNEQVFKGPNEQVLKGPLTASHEQGPLADEQTDRPTHPVNQPLQHPFKHPSDYRIFYSNSGSEANEVALKIARQFHQQNGEPGRYKVIARYRGYHGSTSGALAATGQFMRKYKYEPLAPGFLHVPPPDCYHCPFGKQAGACGLECANYYEDIINWEIPETVAAVILEPVISGGGILTPPEGYLQRVREICDKYGVLLIVDEVINGFGRSGQNFGHHNFGVQPDIVTMAKGITSGYLPLSATAVRADLFEVFRDDSEYGHFRHVTTFGGNPVACAVGLEALTIMEEQNLVARSAQLGHRLRERLNVLKDHPNVGDIRNFGFLAGIELVTDKESRTPASPGLLGQVIGQCKQNGLLISKNGESVRGFNNVLTLCPPLIVNDDELEFIADTVIGAVNNIR
- a CDS encoding DNA alkylation repair protein, whose protein sequence is MTTKKLDRRIPESLIRQTTGELMVQDAESYVGRVIDKLAPHVNEEVAETIQKYMKNQFPFLGMRAPQLQLLTKELVKEVGLPDKPILLPVVQALWDLPEREYQYVGVSLLTSSAADFTEDDISLLEYTITHKPWWDTLDVIAKHPVGTYFTKFPNTFETRVHTWLSSGDMWLQRSAILCQLGWKQRTQEDVLYRAIEACIISKEFFIRKAIGWALREYSKTNPESVKSFVRSHPELSGLSQREALKVVTRSLHR
- a CDS encoding CoA-acylating methylmalonate-semialdehyde dehydrogenase, with the translated sequence MAAPADVNTVKNLIGGQWVESTSDRSIAVPNPATGEVIAYAPLSNQEDLNKAVAAAKAAFPLWSQTPVPKRARILFKYQQLLVDHWEELAELITVENGKSYKEAYGEVQRGIECVEFAAGAPTLMMGTQLPDIATDMESGVYRYPVGVVGGITPFNFPMMVPAWMYPLAIACGNTFVLKPSERTPLSAIRLAELFAEAGLPDGVLNIVHGAHDAVNGILSHPDVAAVSFVGSQPVAEYVYKTAAGNGKRVQALAGAKNHTIVMPDANLDLAVKEIIGAAFGSAGERCMACSVVVAVGDVADELVSRLVTASDEIRMGNGLEEGVFLGPVIRGAHLERTVGYIEKGEQEGAHLVRDGRKDDVKAAGTGYFVGPTIFDDVQPGMKIWRDEIFAPVLSVVRVDSLDEAIATANQSDFANGACLFTDSAAAIRKFRQEMDAGMLGVNVGVPAPMAFFPFSGWKKSFYGDLHANGRDGVEFYTRRKVLTARYV
- a CDS encoding M20 family metallopeptidase; amino-acid sequence: MSIDTVASFVDEQELVNLTRQLVSIPSVYNPELAGANEERVARFLQSYLKDIGLTVHYEEVVPGRPNVIAIYDSGKPGRTLLFEGHTDVVTAGDRNNWSYDPFGATISNNRIYGRGSCDTKGNLAAAISAVQALKQSGDAFSGKVLLCIPCDEEGMMLGIKDFVRRGWAKGVDGAIICEPEENQICVTQKGAMRVVIKTYGKMAHGAMPLSGINPNTRMARIIVALEELERQEKHRVGESPLLGWPSITPTILRGPVSGEPQINVVPDQCLTTLDIRTVPGQEHDTLRQQIEDILQRLSREDKDFRAEMEVIEERPWTETDRNHPVVAAVAESYQAITGRAPVYNGVPGATDGTYLHMAGVPIITTGAGDRLIPHHVDEFVEIGELVQATQMYARSALRFLSE